Proteins encoded by one window of Peptococcaceae bacterium 1198_IL3148:
- a CDS encoding 4Fe-4S dicluster domain-containing protein has translation MQEQSKLIQEAAKKLLEEKKVDLVVGFAQGSLPLRSTPYFARTTAEADNLIWDEYCENNLANYLRKREEKVAVVAKGCDVRAIVALIKENQINRDNLYIIGVPCQGMIDRKKAKKQVGGKEILAAEISGEEVVLKGKGFETKGAKAELLYDTCQRCAYGNPVIYDQLIGEELSAKEVSFAEVEEFAAKSAAERSAILAAEMEKCIRCYACRNACPMCYCQECFVDCSTPQWISKRANSAKDNLIFQGVRVFHQMGRCADCGACERACPMGIKLSLLTRKGVKDVKDMFNYEAGLNPEDKPVLNDFTTEDPQAFLMKE, from the coding sequence ATGCAAGAACAAAGTAAATTAATACAAGAAGCCGCCAAGAAGCTGTTAGAAGAAAAGAAAGTTGACCTGGTAGTGGGGTTTGCCCAGGGAAGCTTACCGCTCCGCAGCACACCTTACTTTGCCCGGACAACAGCGGAAGCCGACAACCTGATCTGGGACGAATACTGCGAAAACAACCTGGCCAACTACCTAAGGAAACGGGAAGAAAAAGTGGCAGTGGTGGCCAAAGGTTGTGACGTGCGGGCCATCGTGGCGCTAATCAAAGAAAACCAGATCAACCGAGACAACCTATACATCATTGGCGTACCCTGCCAAGGGATGATAGACCGTAAAAAAGCCAAAAAGCAAGTGGGCGGCAAAGAAATACTGGCAGCAGAAATTAGTGGCGAAGAAGTGGTGCTAAAGGGCAAAGGCTTTGAAACCAAAGGAGCAAAGGCCGAGTTACTATACGACACCTGCCAACGGTGTGCATACGGCAACCCAGTAATCTACGACCAACTGATTGGCGAAGAACTGTCGGCCAAAGAAGTAAGCTTTGCCGAAGTGGAAGAATTTGCAGCCAAAAGTGCCGCAGAAAGATCAGCAATCCTGGCGGCCGAGATGGAAAAATGCATTAGATGTTACGCCTGCCGTAACGCCTGTCCCATGTGCTATTGCCAGGAATGCTTTGTGGACTGCTCCACTCCCCAGTGGATCAGCAAACGGGCCAACAGTGCCAAAGACAACCTGATATTCCAAGGGGTAAGGGTATTCCATCAGATGGGCCGCTGTGCCGACTGTGGAGCCTGTGAAAGGGCGTGCCCAATGGGCATCAAACTGTCCCTTCTGACCCGCAAAGGAGTAAAGGACGTCAAAGACATGTTCAACTATGAGGCTGGGCTAAACCCAGAGGACAAACCGGTACTAAACGACTTTACCACCGAGGACCCACAAGCGTTCTTGATGAAGGAATGA
- a CDS encoding FAD/NAD(P)-binding protein, translating to MNKNNPYLPIPMRLVKNFTETEDKLIHTFTLEFVNQEDAENFKYLPGQFAELMVYGKGEAPFGIASSPNEPGILKFSVAKVGVVSTALHLLEEGSIVGVRGPLGNWYPLENLKGKNIVIIGGGFAFTTLRSTIQYLLDPVRRGDYGELTVIYGARNPGLLLYKDELKEWESRDDINMVTTIDRPAEGWTGRTGFVPNVTKEVAPSAENTVCIICGPPVMIKFTQPVLVELGFTPEQIIMSLEMRMKCGIGMCGRCNIGSKYVCKDGPVFTLAQLNNMPNEY from the coding sequence ATGAACAAAAACAACCCATATTTGCCAATACCAATGAGATTGGTAAAGAACTTCACAGAGACCGAAGACAAACTGATTCACACCTTTACCTTAGAATTTGTCAACCAAGAAGATGCCGAAAACTTCAAGTACCTGCCGGGGCAGTTTGCCGAACTGATGGTATATGGCAAGGGCGAAGCCCCCTTTGGCATCGCCTCATCCCCCAATGAGCCCGGGATACTGAAATTTTCGGTGGCCAAAGTGGGGGTGGTATCCACAGCGCTGCACCTGTTGGAAGAAGGCAGTATCGTGGGTGTTCGGGGGCCGTTGGGCAACTGGTACCCACTAGAAAACCTAAAGGGAAAAAACATCGTCATCATCGGCGGAGGCTTTGCCTTCACCACACTGCGTTCCACCATCCAGTATCTACTGGACCCGGTAAGGCGTGGAGACTATGGCGAATTAACAGTGATTTATGGAGCCCGGAACCCTGGATTATTACTATACAAAGACGAACTAAAAGAATGGGAAAGCCGGGACGACATCAACATGGTGACCACCATAGACCGCCCGGCGGAGGGTTGGACCGGACGCACCGGATTTGTACCCAACGTCACCAAAGAAGTGGCTCCCAGTGCTGAGAACACCGTGTGTATCATTTGCGGCCCACCGGTGATGATTAAGTTTACCCAACCGGTGCTGGTGGAACTGGGCTTTACCCCAGAACAGATCATCATGAGCTTAGAAATGCGGATGAAGTGCGGCATTGGCATGTGTGGTCGCTGCAATATTGGCAGTAAGTATGTGTGCAAAGATGGCCCGGTATTTACTTTGGCTCAATTGAACAACATGCCTAATGAATACTAA
- the ftsH gene encoding ATP-dependent zinc metalloprotease FtsH, producing the protein MNKVIKNLMIYLLIVLVIIALIQYTSPAQTDVTELSYNEVSTSLEQGKIKSIVFQVEDNTNFISGTLKKDNVKFSSMGPWPDEKLLETVRSQGIEYSQRPPDKPGWWVSLLTSLLPILLFIFLFFFLMQQTQGGGSKVMQFGKSKAKMHTDEKTKVTFEDVAGADEEKEELEEIVEFLKNPKKFSELGAKIPKGVLLFGPPGTGKTLLARAVAGEAGVPFFSISGSDFVEMFVGVGASRVRDLFDQAKKNSPCIVFIDEIDAVGRQRGAGLGGGHDEREQTLNQLLVEMDGFNPNEGIIIVAATNRPDILDPALLRPGRFDRQIVVGAPDVSGRKEILKVHTKGKPLEEDVNLDVLARRTPGFTGADLANLVNEAALLAARNNKKKVGQEELEDSIERVIAGPEKKSKAISDKEKRLVSYHEAGHALVGYLLPNTDPVHKVSIIPRGRAGGYTLLLPKEDRYYMTKSMLLDQITMLLGGRVAEDLVLKEISTGAQNDLERATEIARKMIMEYGMSDKLGPLTLGHKQDQVFLGRDISRDRNYSEGVASAIDQEVRKMIDDSYATSKNLLNQHIDALHAIAQALMEKETIEAAEFAALMKEQGLADAKGQEHSIDLAKDEKQGIDLNKEV; encoded by the coding sequence TTGAATAAGGTCATAAAGAACCTTATGATTTATCTATTAATAGTGTTGGTAATTATTGCGTTAATTCAGTATACATCGCCAGCACAAACAGATGTAACGGAACTGAGTTACAACGAGGTCTCAACCAGCTTGGAACAAGGCAAAATAAAGAGCATTGTTTTTCAGGTGGAAGACAACACAAACTTCATATCGGGAACGCTAAAAAAGGATAACGTCAAATTCTCGTCGATGGGTCCATGGCCTGACGAAAAGCTACTGGAAACTGTTAGAAGCCAAGGCATAGAGTATTCACAAAGGCCACCGGATAAACCCGGTTGGTGGGTTAGCCTGTTGACTTCTTTGTTGCCAATTTTATTGTTTATTTTCCTATTCTTTTTCTTGATGCAACAAACCCAAGGTGGGGGTAGCAAAGTAATGCAGTTTGGTAAGAGTAAAGCCAAAATGCATACTGACGAAAAAACTAAAGTAACCTTTGAAGATGTGGCCGGGGCAGACGAAGAAAAGGAAGAACTGGAAGAAATCGTTGAGTTTCTCAAAAATCCAAAGAAATTTAGCGAATTAGGGGCTAAAATACCCAAGGGCGTGCTGCTCTTCGGACCCCCTGGAACCGGTAAAACCTTGCTGGCCAGAGCGGTGGCCGGTGAGGCGGGCGTACCATTTTTCAGTATCAGTGGTTCAGACTTTGTAGAAATGTTCGTCGGCGTTGGTGCCTCCAGGGTTAGAGATTTGTTTGATCAAGCCAAGAAGAATTCACCATGTATTGTATTTATTGATGAAATAGATGCGGTGGGCCGCCAGCGCGGGGCAGGATTAGGCGGCGGTCACGACGAACGGGAGCAAACCCTTAACCAACTGTTGGTTGAAATGGATGGATTCAACCCCAATGAAGGGATAATCATTGTGGCAGCCACCAACAGACCGGATATTTTGGATCCGGCGTTGTTGAGACCCGGTCGTTTTGACAGGCAAATTGTTGTTGGTGCCCCTGATGTCAGTGGGCGTAAAGAAATATTAAAAGTCCATACCAAAGGCAAGCCTTTGGAAGAAGATGTAAACCTAGATGTATTGGCCCGTCGCACTCCGGGATTCACCGGGGCGGATTTAGCTAACCTGGTAAACGAGGCTGCTCTTTTGGCTGCCCGCAACAACAAAAAGAAGGTTGGTCAGGAAGAATTAGAAGATAGCATCGAAAGAGTGATTGCCGGTCCAGAGAAAAAATCAAAGGCTATCAGTGATAAAGAAAAACGACTGGTATCTTACCATGAAGCCGGTCACGCTTTGGTAGGCTATTTGTTGCCAAACACCGATCCCGTTCATAAGGTATCAATCATCCCCCGGGGAAGGGCAGGGGGTTATACACTGTTGCTGCCTAAAGAAGACCGCTACTACATGACCAAATCAATGCTGCTGGATCAAATTACCATGTTGTTAGGGGGACGGGTGGCAGAGGATTTGGTGCTAAAGGAAATCAGTACCGGTGCCCAGAACGATTTGGAGCGAGCCACTGAGATTGCCCGTAAAATGATTATGGAATACGGCATGAGCGATAAATTGGGGCCATTAACATTGGGTCACAAACAGGATCAGGTATTTTTAGGTCGCGACATATCCAGAGATCGCAACTACAGTGAGGGAGTGGCCTCAGCCATTGATCAGGAAGTAAGAAAAATGATTGACGACAGTTATGCCACTTCTAAAAACTTGCTAAACCAGCACATTGATGCTTTACATGCCATTGCTCAAGCCCTAATGGAAAAGGAAACCATCGAAGCGGCCGAGTTTGCCGCATTAATGAAGGAACAAGGCCTGGCAGACGCTAAAGGCCAAGAACATAGTATAGATTTAGCTAAAGATGAGAAACAAGGAATAGATTTAAATAAAGAGGTGTAG
- a CDS encoding hydrogenase iron-sulfur subunit translates to MTYEPKIVAFLCNWCSYAGADLAGVGRLQYPTNIRVVRIPCSGRINPLFIFSALRNGADGILTSGUHPGDCHYVSGNYVARRKFALLKSMLNYMGVEEDRVNFTWVSAAEGGRFADVVTKVSERVKELGPQQGIFKKADEV, encoded by the coding sequence ATGACATACGAACCCAAGATAGTAGCATTTCTATGCAACTGGTGTAGTTACGCGGGAGCGGATTTGGCGGGTGTTGGACGGCTCCAATACCCCACCAACATCCGGGTGGTGCGGATACCGTGTTCCGGCAGAATCAACCCGCTGTTTATCTTTTCAGCCCTGAGGAACGGTGCCGACGGCATTCTAACCTCCGGCTGACACCCGGGCGACTGCCACTATGTTAGTGGCAATTACGTAGCCCGTCGTAAATTTGCCTTACTAAAAAGCATGCTGAACTACATGGGAGTAGAAGAAGACCGAGTAAACTTCACCTGGGTATCAGCGGCCGAAGGAGGCAGATTCGCGGACGTAGTGACCAAAGTGAGCGAACGTGTCAAAGAACTAGGCCCCCAACAGGGGATATTTAAAAAAGCGGATGAGGTGTAG
- a CDS encoding 4Fe-4S dicluster domain-containing protein, with product MIIKKSELKGLLDKLTQQYRVYAPVEKGDNILFEPIGAGGEVKLGATTKKPVKEILFPQSEELYNYSVSEEGLKMNSNLDDTKTVAFGVRPCDARSMMLLDNVFHNDQYQDVYYLTKRKNTIIVSLGCSEPESSCFCTSVGGGPFNSDGSDVLLTDIGESYLAEAVTDQGQELLGKLGLEAADADTKAAAEKTKAAAVLTSEVDITGIKEKLDGMFSHAYWDKLHEKCLSCGACTYLCPTCHCFDIADEAKDCNGCRVRNWDSCMFPLFTLHGSGHNPRTSGKERWRQRLMHKFNYFVDRYNATACVGCGRCIKNCPVNLDIRQVLAEVKVQDTGSEVS from the coding sequence ATGATCATAAAGAAAAGTGAACTAAAGGGACTACTGGACAAACTTACCCAACAATACCGAGTATATGCGCCGGTAGAAAAAGGCGACAACATACTTTTCGAACCCATCGGAGCCGGTGGCGAAGTAAAACTGGGAGCAACCACCAAAAAGCCGGTCAAAGAAATCCTTTTCCCTCAATCCGAAGAACTGTACAACTACAGCGTGAGTGAAGAGGGTCTAAAGATGAACAGCAACCTGGACGACACCAAAACAGTGGCCTTCGGCGTACGCCCCTGTGATGCCAGATCCATGATGCTGCTAGACAACGTATTTCATAACGACCAGTACCAAGACGTGTACTACCTAACCAAAAGAAAGAACACCATCATCGTCAGTCTAGGCTGTAGTGAACCGGAAAGCAGCTGTTTCTGCACCTCAGTGGGCGGCGGCCCCTTCAACAGCGATGGCTCCGACGTGCTATTGACAGACATTGGTGAAAGCTATCTGGCAGAGGCAGTTACCGACCAAGGGCAAGAACTGCTAGGGAAACTGGGCTTAGAAGCAGCCGATGCTGATACAAAAGCAGCGGCAGAAAAAACAAAGGCAGCAGCAGTACTGACCAGTGAAGTGGACATCACCGGCATCAAAGAAAAACTAGATGGCATGTTCAGCCATGCCTACTGGGATAAACTGCACGAAAAATGCCTGAGCTGTGGTGCTTGCACCTACCTGTGCCCCACCTGCCATTGCTTCGACATAGCAGACGAAGCCAAAGACTGCAATGGCTGTCGGGTAAGGAACTGGGACTCCTGCATGTTCCCACTCTTTACGTTACACGGCTCGGGACACAACCCGCGTACCAGTGGCAAAGAGCGCTGGAGACAGCGGTTAATGCACAAATTTAACTACTTCGTTGATAGATACAACGCCACCGCATGCGTAGGCTGTGGTCGGTGCATAAAAAACTGCCCTGTAAACCTAGACATCAGACAGGTACTGGCGGAAGTCAAGGTACAGGACACCGGAAGCGAGGTAAGTTAA
- the tilS gene encoding tRNA lysidine(34) synthetase TilS, with protein sequence MDIAERVYNYILSHRLIVPGDVVLVAVSGGADSLTLLHILVVLKEKLNISLHVAHLDHMLRGQESQRDAEFVRMFCNQRQIPCTVEARNVSLYQQQNRLSSETAAREVRYRFLNEVAQSCHANRIALGHHADDQAETVLLNLLRGAGITGMAGIAPQRDNKYIRPLLTIRRYEIEQYCQKNELNFCTDSTNKSTIYLRNKLRLSLIPLLQREYNEEIVAILGRLAELSRAEDDFIALQAREIFSSIICCPQKGVIEVAVEEFNRQHIALQRRLIRMIWAQLTGGYRDLAYHHVESILRQCQKSKPGGIELPGGMVCRIAYGKMIFSPVSGELTVPSVNYPLTIPGQTEVQELGITIEAQIYNVQEKAIDPRKLPSNEAVFDYGETGNDLYVRNRRPGDKFNPQGAGGMVKLKKFLIDQKVPREKRQLVPLICSKDKIIWVSGLRVGEYWKITKRTKQILHLKVKNIVG encoded by the coding sequence ATGGATATTGCAGAACGGGTATACAACTATATATTGAGTCATCGACTGATAGTACCCGGAGATGTTGTATTGGTGGCAGTATCTGGCGGAGCTGATTCACTAACCCTGCTACATATTTTAGTGGTCTTAAAAGAAAAGCTTAATATATCGTTGCATGTGGCCCATTTAGACCACATGCTTCGGGGGCAAGAATCCCAAAGGGATGCCGAATTTGTGAGAATGTTCTGCAACCAGCGGCAGATTCCATGCACCGTTGAGGCCCGAAATGTCAGCTTGTATCAACAACAAAACCGATTGTCCAGCGAAACCGCTGCCAGAGAAGTGCGTTATCGGTTTTTAAATGAGGTGGCTCAAAGTTGTCATGCCAATCGCATTGCCCTGGGTCATCACGCTGATGATCAAGCAGAAACGGTGTTGCTGAACCTATTAAGGGGTGCGGGAATAACAGGAATGGCGGGCATTGCCCCCCAAAGGGATAATAAATATATTAGGCCACTTTTGACAATTCGGCGTTATGAAATTGAACAATATTGCCAGAAAAACGAACTAAATTTTTGCACCGACAGCACCAATAAATCAACAATATATTTACGCAACAAATTGCGTTTATCACTAATTCCATTGTTACAAAGGGAATATAATGAAGAAATTGTTGCTATATTAGGCAGGCTGGCGGAGTTAAGTCGGGCAGAGGATGACTTTATTGCTTTACAGGCCAGAGAAATATTTAGTTCAATAATTTGTTGTCCGCAAAAAGGGGTTATAGAGGTCGCCGTTGAAGAATTTAATAGGCAGCATATTGCTTTACAGCGCAGACTGATTAGAATGATTTGGGCTCAATTAACCGGTGGTTACCGTGATTTGGCCTATCATCATGTGGAATCAATTTTACGTCAATGTCAAAAGTCCAAGCCCGGTGGAATTGAGTTGCCAGGTGGGATGGTGTGTAGAATTGCCTATGGCAAAATGATTTTTTCACCGGTTTCGGGAGAATTAACTGTCCCGTCTGTTAATTATCCCTTAACTATACCTGGACAAACCGAAGTGCAGGAATTGGGCATTACAATAGAGGCCCAAATTTATAATGTTCAAGAGAAAGCTATAGATCCCCGGAAACTGCCCAGTAATGAAGCTGTTTTTGACTACGGGGAAACTGGCAATGATCTTTATGTAAGAAACAGAAGGCCTGGCGATAAATTTAATCCCCAAGGTGCGGGGGGAATGGTAAAACTAAAAAAATTTTTAATTGATCAAAAGGTGCCCCGGGAAAAAAGACAGTTGGTGCCACTAATTTGCAGCAAAGATAAAATAATATGGGTAAGTGGCCTTAGGGTTGGGGAATACTGGAAGATAACAAAAAGAACAAAACAAATATTACATCTTAAAGTGAAGAATATAGTGGGCTAA
- the ndk gene encoding nucleoside-diphosphate kinase, translating to MERTFLMVKPDGVQRGLAGEIITRFEKKGYKLIGLKLMQISKELAETHYGEHKEKPFFASLVDYITSAPVVAMVWEGKDVVATAREMMGATNPAKAAPGTIRGTYGVDLGRNIIHGSDSVQSAEREVNLFFKPEELITYDRTLDNWIYE from the coding sequence ATGGAGCGCACATTTTTAATGGTAAAGCCTGACGGTGTTCAGCGGGGACTGGCCGGAGAGATTATTACCCGTTTTGAGAAAAAGGGTTACAAGCTCATTGGTTTAAAACTAATGCAAATTAGCAAGGAACTGGCCGAGACCCACTATGGCGAACACAAAGAAAAACCCTTCTTTGCTTCTCTGGTGGATTACATCACATCGGCCCCAGTGGTGGCGATGGTTTGGGAAGGTAAAGATGTGGTTGCCACCGCCCGGGAAATGATGGGGGCAACTAACCCAGCAAAGGCAGCACCTGGCACCATTCGCGGGACATATGGTGTTGACCTTGGACGCAATATCATTCATGGCTCAGATTCGGTACAAAGTGCCGAACGGGAAGTCAACCTGTTCTTTAAACCGGAAGAATTAATTACCTATGACCGCACGTTAGACAATTGGATTTATGAGTAA
- a CDS encoding CoB--CoM heterodisulfide reductase iron-sulfur subunit A family protein, which translates to MSKKVGSVLVLGAGIAGIQASLDLAESGYYVHLVESSPAIGGTMPALDKTFPTNDCSMCILSPKLVDCGRHLNINVMTTSELVDLQGEPGNYQATIRTRARYVDPNKCTGCGSCAEECPVKVDDMFNQGLSKRKAIYKQYAQAFPNAYAIDSAKCLKFKNAKACGKCLKACQAGAINHDMQDTETVLEVGAVILMPGFDAFDAAKLDYYGYGKVPNVITSLEFERILSASGPFGGHLIRPSDHKEPQKIAWIQCVGSRNCKQDHGYCSSVCCMYAIKEAVIAKEHSNNDLDTAIFYMDMRTYGKEFEKYYDKAKAKDGVRFIRNRVYEVRPGEEGAVQIRYALEDGTVCYEDFDLVVLSVGLEPKKEAVELAQKLGVNLNKYNFCSAEPLSGVGTNKEGIFVAGAFSGPRDIPETVMQASAAAGEVQGLLAEAKGTLTKTKEYPPEVDVSGEIVRTGVFVCHCGINIAGVVDVPSVVEFAQKLPGVAYATNKIYACSQDAAGQIKDAIKEHGLNRIVVASCSPRTHEPMFQETLKEAGLNPHLFELTNIRDQCSWVHMNEPEKATAKAKDLVKMAVNKVKLAQPVHPIKLDMNHDVLVIGGGVAGMTNALNLASQGYQVYLVEKEAQLGGIARRIQYGLTGEDIPAFLNQLIDKVQTNAKIKVYTQAEVADVQGFMGNFTTKLTNGEELNHGVAVIATGGEEYQPQEYLYGENHRVKTLLELEGEIAQGNLDKVNNVVLVQCVGSRDSERPYCSRICCTKSIKLALKIKERRPEAKVFILYRDIRTYGFFEDLYTEARQKGVIFIRYSEDHKPVVENPGDGLRVTVTDHVLGDTIVINADVIGLAAAIVPPVESNKKLSKFFKVPMNEDNFFLEAHLKLRPVDFSTDGVFMCGLAHGPKNMEENISQAKAAAGRAATVLAKDDIIVEGKCAIVDKKKCAACGACEAVCPAQAVQVDMEQKVAVVNEALCKGCGACSSSCRCGAINIKGCTNEQIMSMLSAL; encoded by the coding sequence ATGAGTAAGAAAGTAGGAAGCGTACTGGTATTAGGAGCCGGTATAGCAGGGATTCAGGCATCATTAGACTTAGCGGAATCAGGCTACTATGTACACCTAGTAGAAAGCAGTCCCGCCATAGGCGGCACGATGCCAGCCCTAGACAAGACATTCCCCACCAACGACTGCTCGATGTGTATATTGTCACCGAAGCTGGTGGACTGTGGAAGACACCTAAACATCAACGTAATGACCACCAGTGAACTGGTGGATTTACAAGGGGAACCGGGGAACTACCAAGCCACAATCAGAACCCGTGCCCGTTACGTAGATCCCAACAAATGTACCGGTTGCGGTTCCTGTGCCGAAGAATGTCCGGTGAAAGTGGACGATATGTTTAACCAAGGGTTGTCCAAGCGGAAAGCAATCTACAAACAATATGCCCAAGCATTTCCCAATGCCTACGCCATAGACAGCGCCAAGTGCTTAAAATTTAAGAATGCCAAAGCCTGCGGCAAGTGCCTAAAGGCCTGTCAAGCGGGAGCAATCAACCACGACATGCAAGACACCGAAACGGTATTGGAAGTAGGTGCGGTGATACTGATGCCAGGCTTTGACGCCTTTGATGCAGCCAAATTGGACTACTACGGCTACGGCAAAGTGCCCAACGTGATCACCAGCTTAGAATTTGAGCGAATCCTATCGGCCTCTGGTCCCTTTGGCGGTCATCTAATTCGACCGTCAGACCACAAAGAGCCCCAGAAAATAGCTTGGATACAATGCGTAGGATCCCGCAACTGCAAACAAGACCACGGCTACTGTTCATCCGTATGCTGTATGTATGCCATCAAAGAAGCGGTAATCGCCAAAGAACACAGCAACAACGACCTAGACACCGCCATCTTCTACATGGACATGAGAACCTATGGCAAAGAATTTGAAAAATACTACGACAAAGCCAAAGCCAAGGACGGCGTAAGATTCATCCGGAACCGAGTTTACGAAGTACGTCCGGGAGAAGAAGGAGCAGTACAAATTCGCTATGCCCTAGAAGACGGCACAGTGTGCTACGAAGACTTTGACCTGGTGGTACTGTCAGTGGGCTTAGAACCGAAAAAAGAAGCGGTGGAATTGGCCCAAAAACTGGGGGTAAACCTAAACAAATACAACTTCTGCAGTGCCGAACCCCTAAGTGGAGTGGGCACCAACAAAGAAGGCATCTTTGTGGCCGGCGCCTTTTCCGGTCCCCGGGACATACCGGAGACAGTAATGCAAGCCAGTGCGGCAGCCGGAGAAGTACAAGGGCTGTTGGCCGAAGCCAAAGGGACGCTGACCAAGACCAAAGAATACCCACCGGAAGTAGACGTATCCGGAGAGATAGTGCGGACCGGAGTATTTGTCTGTCACTGCGGTATCAACATTGCCGGAGTGGTGGACGTACCCAGTGTAGTGGAATTTGCCCAAAAACTGCCGGGCGTAGCCTATGCCACCAACAAAATCTACGCCTGTTCCCAAGATGCCGCTGGACAAATCAAAGACGCCATCAAAGAACATGGCCTCAACCGCATAGTGGTGGCATCCTGTAGTCCCCGGACCCACGAGCCAATGTTCCAAGAGACATTAAAAGAAGCCGGTCTCAACCCACACCTGTTTGAACTGACCAACATTCGGGACCAGTGCTCCTGGGTACACATGAACGAGCCAGAAAAAGCCACCGCCAAAGCCAAAGACCTGGTAAAAATGGCAGTGAACAAAGTGAAGTTGGCTCAACCAGTGCACCCCATCAAACTGGACATGAACCACGATGTGCTGGTAATCGGTGGAGGCGTGGCCGGCATGACCAACGCGTTAAACCTGGCCAGCCAAGGCTACCAAGTATACCTAGTGGAAAAAGAAGCCCAACTGGGTGGCATCGCCCGTCGGATACAATACGGCTTAACTGGGGAAGACATTCCGGCCTTTTTAAACCAACTAATTGACAAAGTACAAACCAACGCCAAAATCAAAGTCTACACCCAAGCCGAAGTGGCCGATGTCCAAGGCTTTATGGGCAACTTCACCACCAAACTGACCAATGGCGAAGAACTAAACCATGGTGTGGCAGTAATCGCCACCGGTGGCGAAGAATACCAGCCCCAAGAATACCTATATGGCGAAAACCACCGAGTAAAAACCCTGTTAGAACTGGAAGGGGAAATCGCCCAAGGCAACCTGGACAAAGTAAACAACGTGGTACTGGTACAATGCGTTGGCTCCCGGGACAGCGAGCGGCCCTACTGCAGCCGAATTTGCTGTACCAAATCAATAAAACTGGCGTTAAAGATCAAAGAACGCCGTCCGGAAGCCAAAGTATTTATTCTCTATCGGGACATCAGAACCTACGGATTCTTTGAAGACCTATACACCGAAGCCCGTCAAAAAGGCGTAATCTTTATCCGCTACAGCGAAGACCATAAGCCAGTGGTGGAAAACCCCGGAGACGGACTAAGAGTAACAGTGACCGACCATGTGCTGGGAGACACCATCGTCATTAACGCTGACGTAATCGGGCTGGCGGCAGCCATCGTACCGCCGGTAGAATCCAACAAAAAACTATCCAAGTTCTTCAAAGTACCGATGAACGAAGACAACTTCTTCCTGGAGGCCCACCTAAAACTGCGTCCGGTGGACTTCAGCACCGACGGCGTGTTCATGTGTGGCTTAGCCCACGGACCGAAGAACATGGAAGAAAACATATCCCAGGCCAAAGCAGCAGCCGGCCGGGCAGCCACAGTATTGGCCAAAGACGACATCATCGTAGAAGGCAAATGTGCAATAGTGGACAAGAAGAAATGTGCAGCCTGCGGGGCCTGTGAAGCCGTCTGCCCAGCCCAAGCTGTGCAAGTAGATATGGAACAAAAAGTAGCAGTGGTAAACGAAGCACTGTGTAAGGGTTGTGGAGCCTGCTCATCATCCTGCCGGTGCGGAGCAATCAACATCAAAGGTTGCACCAACGAACAAATCATGTCAATGCTAAGTGCGCTTTAG